The proteins below are encoded in one region of uncultured Fibrobacter sp.:
- a CDS encoding sodium:solute symporter produces the protein MEMPAVAGMTENMNIALIIYLVFLIVIAVRSARRVKDIPDFFVARKGASAKAVAGSLVATILGGSAVIGAVDSGAKLGGAASWFMLVGALGLLALIPFAGRAYSHGKYALPDLVENLYGKGPRLVASFVIPVAWTGIVAAQIIAAAKLLMTFTSMTYITAAIVSAAVFTGYTLAGGQVSILRTDFLQACLIIAGLLLLAGFAKFGGGEFGSVVVSATTSVAPKFPFNTNFTPLDLFLLILTYGTTYTAGPDIYSRMFCAKDAATAKKAIGMAACVLIPVAFVIGFLAVYGVSLAGVQGARITAIANAVLPPALLPIFALALLSVVLSSADTTLLSSSIIINGLCRKPSLLQARVVILMNGLLALILALVFTDIIGTLLLALAVYAGAFTVPILWGLLGLKAKPKFVGTAIVAGGILALAGKLCPALPGSLGQHTGDILMIAAFAVNAIILALGRVHPRVI, from the coding sequence ATGGAGATGCCCGCTGTTGCGGGCATGACAGAAAACATGAATATTGCCTTAATTATCTACTTGGTGTTTTTGATTGTGATTGCGGTGCGCAGTGCGCGGCGCGTAAAGGACATTCCGGATTTTTTCGTGGCGCGCAAAGGGGCGTCGGCGAAGGCGGTAGCCGGTAGCCTTGTCGCGACGATTCTTGGCGGGTCGGCCGTGATTGGCGCCGTCGATAGCGGCGCAAAACTCGGCGGGGCCGCGAGCTGGTTCATGCTGGTGGGTGCGCTTGGTTTGTTGGCGCTGATTCCGTTTGCGGGTCGTGCCTACAGCCATGGCAAATACGCGCTGCCGGACTTGGTCGAAAACTTGTACGGCAAGGGCCCGCGACTGGTTGCCTCTTTTGTGATTCCGGTTGCATGGACTGGCATTGTGGCGGCCCAGATTATTGCGGCAGCCAAGCTCCTGATGACGTTTACCTCGATGACTTACATTACGGCGGCGATTGTGTCGGCGGCGGTGTTTACGGGTTACACGCTTGCGGGCGGCCAGGTTTCGATTTTGCGCACCGACTTTTTGCAGGCATGCCTGATTATCGCGGGTCTCTTGTTGCTTGCGGGCTTTGCGAAGTTTGGCGGTGGCGAGTTTGGCAGTGTGGTGGTAAGCGCTACGACTAGCGTGGCGCCCAAGTTCCCGTTCAATACGAACTTCACACCGCTCGACTTGTTCCTTTTGATTCTCACTTACGGTACCACGTATACGGCAGGCCCGGACATTTACAGTCGCATGTTTTGCGCGAAAGATGCCGCAACGGCCAAGAAGGCAATCGGCATGGCGGCATGTGTCTTGATTCCCGTTGCATTCGTAATCGGCTTCTTGGCAGTTTACGGCGTGAGCCTCGCAGGGGTACAGGGCGCCCGTATTACGGCGATTGCAAATGCGGTATTGCCGCCGGCACTTTTGCCGATATTTGCGCTTGCGCTTTTGAGCGTGGTGCTGAGCAGTGCCGATACCACGCTTTTGAGCAGTTCCATTATCATTAACGGATTATGCCGCAAGCCTTCGCTGCTCCAGGCCCGCGTGGTGATCTTGATGAACGGTTTGCTTGCCTTGATTCTGGCGCTTGTATTCACCGACATTATTGGCACGCTCCTGTTGGCGCTTGCAGTTTATGCGGGTGCGTTTACAGTGCCGATTCTGTGGGGACTTTTGGGCCTTAAGGCAAAACCCAAGTTTGTGGGAACTGCCATTGTGGCGGGTGGAATCTTGGCGCTTGCGGGTAAACTGTGTCCGGCATTACCGGGTTCGCTTGGCCAGCATACCGGGGACATCTTGATGATTGCCGCGTTCGCGGTGAATGCGATTATCCTTGCGCTTGGCCGTGTTCACCCGC